One window from the genome of Eucalyptus grandis isolate ANBG69807.140 chromosome 7, ASM1654582v1, whole genome shotgun sequence encodes:
- the LOC104454563 gene encoding crossover junction endonuclease MUS81 isoform X2: MEGQTGGVACPSNEGLVHFMLQKRLELSQTPKGLSENTEATLARAIRNVSQSQSPISSLKELSQVKGVGKWILKLVRGYFENDTPNSDNEDLITKGKNAKGTKRYLPKKNSVAYALLITLYRGTSNGNEYMRKQELIDAAEASGLSRVPIVPEKGKGKAGQFGSSPRDWYSGWSCMKTLITKGLVMKSSCPAKYMLSQEGKDAARDCLLRSGLGDSAHSDNGSLDQDIVNGVNLKTVSPESSEDLTVQPIFVRERQNPTDIPPETLERFLGMGYAKEQVLRAVAEVSKTSNGRDISTLWPAILCHLREDQVYGCSTSTTFAMKRCSTSTRSAVAHGQVDIEGSQSTREELGCDDATKTKYTFTDSSQNSFTVKPCSSNVCLHWDHPASGSGSSNVEGSMNVLSKPPLNFGERFQDVYEVILILDDREQFATRGSRSRRLIDNMCSQFNIKVEVRRLPVGDGIWIARHKFHDSEYVLDFIVERKKVEDLRSSIRDNRYKDQKFKLLRCGLKKLIYLVEGDPNQCEAAESIKTACFTTEILEGFDVQRTSGLADTLKKYGHLTQAIIHYYTSQSQDDQFKCTGVCPPFDDFIKSCQDAEKMIVSDVFAIQLMQVPQVTEETAIAVIDMYPTLLSLARAYALLDGDLCAQEEMLTKQTNNVVNKLASKNIFRLVWGD, encoded by the exons ATGGAGGGCCAGACCGGAGGGGTGGCGTGTCCGTCGAACGAAGGGCTCGTGCATTTCATGTTGCAGAAGAGGCTCGAGCTCTCGCAGACCCCCAAGGGCTTGTCGGAGAACACGGAGGCCACTCTCGCCAGGGCGATTCGCAACGTTTCCCAGTCCCAGTCGCCGATAAGCTCCCTCAAGGAGTTATCGCAAGTAAA GGGCGTTGGGAAGTGGATTTTGAAGCTCGTGCGAGGATATTTCGAGAATGATACGCCCAATTCGGACAATGAAGACTTGATCACCAAGG GTAAGAATGCCAAAGGAACCAAACGTTATCTTCCCAAAAAGAATTCTGTTGCCTATGCATTGCTGATTACTCTTTATAG GGGAACCTCAAACGGGAATGAATACATGCGTAAGCAAGAACTTATTGATGCAGCTGAAGCTAGCGGACTTTCTCGGGTGCCGATCGT tccagaaaaaggaaaagggaaagctGGTCAATTTGGAAGTTCTCCAAGGGACTGGTACAGTGGATGGAGCTGCATGAAGACACTGATAACTAAGGGATTGGTTATGAAATCTAGCTGTCCAGCAAA ATACATGCTTTCTCAGGAAGGCAAGGATGCAGCACGAGACTGTCTGCTGAGGTCTGGTTTGGGGGACTCAGCTCACTCTGACAATGGATCTCTTGACCAGGACATTGTCAATGGGGTGAATCTGAAGACTGTGAGCCCTGAATCTTCTGAAGATTTGACAGTCCAACCTATCTTCGTGAGAGAGCGGCAAAACCCAACCGATATTCCCCCTGAAACTCTTGAGAGA TTTTTGGGCATGGGGTATGCGAAGGAGCAAGTTCTTCGTGCTGTTGCTGAAGTTTCAAAAACTTCCAATGGGAGGGATATTTCAACTCTATGGCCAGCAATTCTATGTCACCTTAGAGAGGATCAAGTATATGGTTGCTCCACCTCAACCACATTTGCCATGAAACGTTGTTCAACTTCAACCAGATCTGCGGTGGCACATG GTCAAGTAGACATCGAAGGTAGTCAGAGTACAAGGGAGGAGCTTGGCTGTGATGATGCGACCAAGACCAAATACACCTTCACTGATTCATCACAGAACTCTTTCACCGTGAAACCTTGCTCCTCAAATGTATGTTTGCACTGG GATCATCCAGCAAGTGGATCAGGCTCTTCTAATGTGGAGGGCAGTATGAATGTTTTAAGCAAGCCGCCTCTGAATTTTGGAGAGAGGTTTCAGGATGTATATGAAGTAATCTTAATATTGGACGACCGAGAGCAATTTGCTACTCGTGG GTCACGTTCTCGGAGACTAATTGACAACATGTGCAGCCAATTTAACATCAAAGTAGAG GTCAGGCGGCTGCCAGTAGGAGATGGAATCTGGATAGCTCGTCATAAATTTCATGATTCTGAATATGTTCTTGATTTTATAGTAGAGAGAAAGAAGGTTGAGGATTTGCGTTCTTCCATCAGAGACAATCGCTATAAGGATCAGAAATTCAAGCTTCTG AGGTGTGGGCTTAAGAAGTTGATTTACCTTGTGGAAGGTGATCCAAATCAGTGTGAAGCTGCCGAAAGCATCAAGACAGC TTGTTTCACGACAGAGATTCTGGAGGGTTTTGACGTGCAGAGAACAAGCGGTCTAGCTGATACACTTAAGAAGTATGGTCATCTAACTCAAGCAATTATTCATTATTACACATCACAGTCGCAAGATGACCAGTTCAAATGCACTGGGGTTTGCCCACCTTTCGATGATTTTATCAAAAGCTGCCAAGATGCGGAGAAAATGATTGTGAGTGATGTCTTTGCGATACAACTCATGCAG GTTCCACAAGTGACTGAAGAAACTGCTATAGCTGTTATCGACATGTACCCAACACTTCTCTCTCTTGCCCGTGCCTACGCTCTTCTG GATGGCGACCTATGTGCTCAAGAGGAAATGCTAACGAAGCAGACCAACAATGTTGTCAACAAGCTTGCCAGTAAAAACATCTTCCGATTGGTGTGGGGCGATTGA
- the LOC104454563 gene encoding crossover junction endonuclease MUS81 isoform X1, with translation MEGQTGGVACPSNEGLVHFMLQKRLELSQTPKGLSENTEATLARAIRNVSQSQSPISSLKELSQVKGVGKWILKLVRGYFENDTPNSDNEDLITKGKNAKGTKRYLPKKNSVAYALLITLYRGTSNGNEYMRKQELIDAAEASGLSRVPIVPEKGKGKAGQFGSSPRDWYSGWSCMKTLITKGLVMKSSCPAKYMLSQEGKDAARDCLLRSGLGDSAHSDNGSLDQDIVNGVNLKTVSPESSEDLTVQPIFVRERQNPTDIPPETLERFLGMGYAKEQVLRAVAEVSKTSNGRDISTLWPAILCHLREDQVYGCSTSTTFAMKRCSTSTRSAVAHGQVDIEGSQSTREELGCDDATKTKYTFTDSSQNSFTVKPCSSNDHPASGSGSSNVEGSMNVLSKPPLNFGERFQDVYEVILILDDREQFATRGSRSRRLIDNMCSQFNIKVEVRRLPVGDGIWIARHKFHDSEYVLDFIVERKKVEDLRSSIRDNRYKDQKFKLLRCGLKKLIYLVEGDPNQCEAAESIKTACFTTEILEGFDVQRTSGLADTLKKYGHLTQAIIHYYTSQSQDDQFKCTGVCPPFDDFIKSCQDAEKMIVSDVFAIQLMQVPQVTEETAIAVIDMYPTLLSLARAYALLDGDLCAQEEMLTKQTNNVVNKLASKNIFRLVWGD, from the exons ATGGAGGGCCAGACCGGAGGGGTGGCGTGTCCGTCGAACGAAGGGCTCGTGCATTTCATGTTGCAGAAGAGGCTCGAGCTCTCGCAGACCCCCAAGGGCTTGTCGGAGAACACGGAGGCCACTCTCGCCAGGGCGATTCGCAACGTTTCCCAGTCCCAGTCGCCGATAAGCTCCCTCAAGGAGTTATCGCAAGTAAA GGGCGTTGGGAAGTGGATTTTGAAGCTCGTGCGAGGATATTTCGAGAATGATACGCCCAATTCGGACAATGAAGACTTGATCACCAAGG GTAAGAATGCCAAAGGAACCAAACGTTATCTTCCCAAAAAGAATTCTGTTGCCTATGCATTGCTGATTACTCTTTATAG GGGAACCTCAAACGGGAATGAATACATGCGTAAGCAAGAACTTATTGATGCAGCTGAAGCTAGCGGACTTTCTCGGGTGCCGATCGT tccagaaaaaggaaaagggaaagctGGTCAATTTGGAAGTTCTCCAAGGGACTGGTACAGTGGATGGAGCTGCATGAAGACACTGATAACTAAGGGATTGGTTATGAAATCTAGCTGTCCAGCAAA ATACATGCTTTCTCAGGAAGGCAAGGATGCAGCACGAGACTGTCTGCTGAGGTCTGGTTTGGGGGACTCAGCTCACTCTGACAATGGATCTCTTGACCAGGACATTGTCAATGGGGTGAATCTGAAGACTGTGAGCCCTGAATCTTCTGAAGATTTGACAGTCCAACCTATCTTCGTGAGAGAGCGGCAAAACCCAACCGATATTCCCCCTGAAACTCTTGAGAGA TTTTTGGGCATGGGGTATGCGAAGGAGCAAGTTCTTCGTGCTGTTGCTGAAGTTTCAAAAACTTCCAATGGGAGGGATATTTCAACTCTATGGCCAGCAATTCTATGTCACCTTAGAGAGGATCAAGTATATGGTTGCTCCACCTCAACCACATTTGCCATGAAACGTTGTTCAACTTCAACCAGATCTGCGGTGGCACATG GTCAAGTAGACATCGAAGGTAGTCAGAGTACAAGGGAGGAGCTTGGCTGTGATGATGCGACCAAGACCAAATACACCTTCACTGATTCATCACAGAACTCTTTCACCGTGAAACCTTGCTCCTCAAAT GATCATCCAGCAAGTGGATCAGGCTCTTCTAATGTGGAGGGCAGTATGAATGTTTTAAGCAAGCCGCCTCTGAATTTTGGAGAGAGGTTTCAGGATGTATATGAAGTAATCTTAATATTGGACGACCGAGAGCAATTTGCTACTCGTGG GTCACGTTCTCGGAGACTAATTGACAACATGTGCAGCCAATTTAACATCAAAGTAGAG GTCAGGCGGCTGCCAGTAGGAGATGGAATCTGGATAGCTCGTCATAAATTTCATGATTCTGAATATGTTCTTGATTTTATAGTAGAGAGAAAGAAGGTTGAGGATTTGCGTTCTTCCATCAGAGACAATCGCTATAAGGATCAGAAATTCAAGCTTCTG AGGTGTGGGCTTAAGAAGTTGATTTACCTTGTGGAAGGTGATCCAAATCAGTGTGAAGCTGCCGAAAGCATCAAGACAGC TTGTTTCACGACAGAGATTCTGGAGGGTTTTGACGTGCAGAGAACAAGCGGTCTAGCTGATACACTTAAGAAGTATGGTCATCTAACTCAAGCAATTATTCATTATTACACATCACAGTCGCAAGATGACCAGTTCAAATGCACTGGGGTTTGCCCACCTTTCGATGATTTTATCAAAAGCTGCCAAGATGCGGAGAAAATGATTGTGAGTGATGTCTTTGCGATACAACTCATGCAG GTTCCACAAGTGACTGAAGAAACTGCTATAGCTGTTATCGACATGTACCCAACACTTCTCTCTCTTGCCCGTGCCTACGCTCTTCTG GATGGCGACCTATGTGCTCAAGAGGAAATGCTAACGAAGCAGACCAACAATGTTGTCAACAAGCTTGCCAGTAAAAACATCTTCCGATTGGTGTGGGGCGATTGA
- the LOC104455946 gene encoding uncharacterized protein LOC104455946 produces the protein MARFELHIAAAVVLAVMAGIATAGENKARVMAQQSCQGDMRGLWNQCMPYVQKGAPREQPSQGCCDMIKNTDLSCACKHLSHHVEQQLDMDNAVYVAGYCGNPLSHGMQCGGYTVP, from the exons atggcaaggtTCGAGCTTCATATCGCCGCGGCGGTGGTTTTGGCTGTGATGGCCGGTATTGCGACCGCAGGCGAAAACAAGGCACGGGTCATGGCTCAACAGTCATGCCAGGGCGACATGCGGGGGCTATGGAATCAATGTATGCCCTATGTCCAGAAGGGGGCGCCGCGGGAGCAGCCTTCGCAAGGGTGTTGCGACATGATCAAGAACACCGATTTGTCGTGCGCGTGCAAGCACTTGTCCCACCATGTCGAGCAGCAGCTCGATATGGACAATGCCGTGTACGTTGCGGGGTACTGCGGGAACCCCCTCAGCCATGGCATGCAATGCGGAG GTTATACTGTCCCATGA
- the LOC104454564 gene encoding protein ARV 2 isoform X1, translating into MEYRCVQCGFEIKKLYVQYSPGNIRLMKCENCKAVADEYIECELMILLIDLILHKPKAYRHLLCNVLNQETGECKGLLWKSALGFLALDAYRCLLLEMAREGWDSSLSFSSVTWTCVKILVDVFLGNFFLFYFLLLMTRISFTIPAGFSRHKDFTLAILVSSYFKLSLLAMMIWEFPSSVVFIIDLFVLSSNAMALKVITESTTEKCIGACFTAHAAKYFVSHLLNWCFA; encoded by the exons ATGGAGTACAGGTGCGTGCAGTGTGGATTCGAGATCAAGAAGTTGTACGTGCAGTACTCACCCGGCAACATTCGCCTCATGAAATGC GAGAACTGTAAAGCAGTTGCTGATGAGTATATTGAATGTGAACTCATG ATTCTGCTGATTGATTTGATTCTACACAAGCCGAAAGCATATAGACATCTCCTTTGCAATGTACTCAATCAAGAAACAGGGGAGTGCAAG GGCTTGTTGTGGAAGTCGGCCTTGGGTTTTCTTGCTTTGGATGCTT ACAGGTGTCTGTTGCTGGAAATGGCTCGGGAAGGATGGGATTCATCATTGAGCTTTAGTTCTGTTACTTGGACATGTGTAAAG ATATTGGTGGATGTCTTTCTTGGgaacttcttccttttttatttccttctacTTATGACGAGAATCTCTTTCACTATACCGGCTGGATTTTCCAG GCACAAGGACTTTACTCTCGCAATCCTTGTTTCAAGCTACTTCAAGCTTTCTCTATTAGCCATGATG ATCTGGGAATTTCCATCGTCAGTGGTTTTCATTATTGACCTATTTGTCTTGTCCTCCAATGCAATGGCTTTGAAAG TGATCACCGAGTCAACCACAGAAAAATGCATTGGGGCTTGTTTCACTGCACATGCTGCCAAATATTTTGTCAGTCAT CTTTTGAATTGGTGCTTTGCTTGA
- the LOC104454564 gene encoding protein ARV 2 isoform X2 has protein sequence MEYRCVQCGFEIKKLYVQYSPGNIRLMKCENCKAVADEYIECELMILLIDLILHKPKAYRHLLCNVLNQETGECKGLLWKSALGFLALDAYRCLLLEMAREGWDSSLSFSSVTWTCVKILVDVFLGNFFLFYFLLLMTRISFTIPAGFSRHKDFTLAILVSSYFKLSLLAMMIWEFPSSVVFIIDLFVLSSNAMALKVPSPFSLIGIFAL, from the exons ATGGAGTACAGGTGCGTGCAGTGTGGATTCGAGATCAAGAAGTTGTACGTGCAGTACTCACCCGGCAACATTCGCCTCATGAAATGC GAGAACTGTAAAGCAGTTGCTGATGAGTATATTGAATGTGAACTCATG ATTCTGCTGATTGATTTGATTCTACACAAGCCGAAAGCATATAGACATCTCCTTTGCAATGTACTCAATCAAGAAACAGGGGAGTGCAAG GGCTTGTTGTGGAAGTCGGCCTTGGGTTTTCTTGCTTTGGATGCTT ACAGGTGTCTGTTGCTGGAAATGGCTCGGGAAGGATGGGATTCATCATTGAGCTTTAGTTCTGTTACTTGGACATGTGTAAAG ATATTGGTGGATGTCTTTCTTGGgaacttcttccttttttatttccttctacTTATGACGAGAATCTCTTTCACTATACCGGCTGGATTTTCCAG GCACAAGGACTTTACTCTCGCAATCCTTGTTTCAAGCTACTTCAAGCTTTCTCTATTAGCCATGATG ATCTGGGAATTTCCATCGTCAGTGGTTTTCATTATTGACCTATTTGTCTTGTCCTCCAATGCAATGGCTTTGAAAG TGCCTTCTCCGTTTTCCTTGATTGGCATCTTTGCCTTGTAA